A single region of the Pseudalkalibacillus berkeleyi genome encodes:
- a CDS encoding SagB family peptide dehydrogenase, which produces MNLDAFLHTLHYDVDRVSPVDWEVDWDDAPLPYKLYRDLPVIPLENHHIGQFLKAVYGLTHVSQTNEMDVWMQSLRRFVPSGGGLYPNELYVYLKVEGFSTGVYHYDVAHHQLVRLRRGNFDDYIEQATGVTSDIGTVFISTMFWKNFYKYNNFAYRLQGLDAGVIIEQLKVAGEHCGYQTKVHYEFLDRAINHLLGLDDQEESVYAVVPLGDGDLNLDRTICTTELCGEIPAIQTKHYMRSKKVLDFPMINQINEASLSERVEVVKAVKSTKIEGEILLPKGERLDLIRGCENRYSPGMDFTMGSGSLQQLATLLQVTVLKESRLTLKGCFYNVEGLPDGAYTYDRQTHALHLQKVGDFRTYLQSGMSAHNVNLYQVPLCFHITGSKSRNRYRDYRIQQMEAGRLVHRLLLAASTLGMNGHPLLGFDVQLCDDIYEHVEDTTLIQIPVGPSQPRSWLRGRLF; this is translated from the coding sequence ATGAACCTAGATGCATTTCTTCATACCCTCCACTATGATGTCGATCGAGTGAGTCCGGTAGATTGGGAAGTTGATTGGGATGATGCGCCGCTACCTTATAAGCTATACCGTGACTTACCTGTCATTCCGCTAGAAAATCATCATATCGGGCAATTTCTTAAAGCCGTCTATGGATTAACCCACGTTTCCCAAACGAATGAAATGGATGTATGGATGCAATCGCTCCGCCGGTTTGTACCCTCTGGCGGAGGACTATATCCGAACGAATTATACGTTTATTTAAAAGTAGAAGGCTTCAGCACAGGGGTTTACCATTACGATGTTGCCCATCACCAGTTGGTCAGATTACGAAGAGGGAATTTCGATGACTATATTGAGCAAGCAACGGGTGTTACAAGCGACATTGGCACGGTGTTCATTTCAACGATGTTTTGGAAGAACTTCTATAAATACAACAACTTCGCTTACCGACTTCAAGGGTTGGATGCAGGCGTGATCATCGAACAACTGAAGGTAGCAGGTGAACACTGCGGATACCAAACAAAAGTTCATTATGAGTTTCTCGACCGCGCAATCAACCATTTACTCGGATTAGACGACCAAGAGGAAAGTGTGTACGCAGTCGTGCCTTTAGGTGATGGAGATCTAAACTTGGACCGAACAATCTGTACAACTGAATTATGCGGAGAAATACCTGCAATTCAAACGAAACATTATATGCGTTCGAAAAAGGTACTCGACTTCCCGATGATTAACCAGATAAATGAAGCGTCGTTGAGTGAACGTGTAGAAGTTGTTAAAGCTGTAAAGAGCACGAAAATAGAAGGCGAGATTCTGTTACCGAAAGGAGAACGTCTCGATTTAATACGGGGATGCGAGAATCGATATTCACCAGGGATGGATTTTACGATGGGCAGTGGTTCATTACAGCAGCTCGCAACGCTTTTACAAGTAACCGTCCTTAAAGAATCGCGACTCACCTTGAAGGGCTGCTTTTACAATGTGGAAGGTTTGCCCGACGGTGCTTACACATATGACCGTCAGACACACGCACTCCATCTACAAAAAGTGGGTGACTTCCGGACGTATTTGCAATCCGGCATGTCAGCCCACAATGTCAATCTTTATCAAGTGCCGCTTTGTTTTCACATTACAGGATCCAAAAGTCGAAATAGATATCGTGACTACCGTATTCAACAGATGGAAGCGGGTAGACTCGTCCATCGGCTCTTGCTAGCGGCATCCACACTCGGTATGAACGGTCATCCGTTGTTAGGATTCGATGTTCAGCTGTGCGATGACATTTACGAACACGTAGAGGATACGACGCTTATCCAAATTCCAGTCGGACCAAGTCAGCCGAGATCCTGGTTACGAGGCCGCCTTTTCTAA
- a CDS encoding alpha/beta fold hydrolase produces the protein MPFLKVEDQVELYYEDVGEGTPVIFIHGVWMSSKFFQKQTDYFSKNHRAILLDLRGHGESSKVPHGHTVANYARDLHCFIKKLNLKDVVLVGWSMGAFVAWDYLEQFGEDNVKGTVIVDELPSDFKWDDFPMGAFDFPTLIHLMREVQNNRTGFLKEFIPLMFKNELSQDDFDWMLEETTKLPEAVASAILFDQTVVDYREHFDSINVPTLLCFGRDEKLIPVAAGEYIHERLQNSQLTLFENSCHCPFLEEADAFNRTLNTFIHSL, from the coding sequence ATGCCGTTTCTGAAAGTGGAGGATCAAGTCGAGTTGTATTATGAGGACGTCGGTGAGGGCACGCCGGTCATTTTCATCCATGGGGTATGGATGAGCAGCAAATTCTTTCAAAAACAGACCGACTATTTCAGTAAAAATCACAGGGCAATCCTGCTCGATTTACGCGGTCACGGGGAGTCTTCGAAAGTTCCTCACGGACACACCGTTGCGAATTACGCACGGGATTTGCACTGTTTTATTAAAAAACTCAACTTGAAAGACGTTGTTCTCGTAGGATGGTCAATGGGTGCGTTTGTTGCGTGGGATTATCTTGAGCAATTTGGTGAGGACAATGTTAAAGGAACGGTCATTGTCGATGAGCTACCATCCGATTTCAAATGGGATGACTTTCCGATGGGCGCATTCGATTTCCCGACGCTTATTCATCTCATGCGTGAAGTACAGAATAACCGGACCGGATTCCTAAAGGAGTTCATTCCACTTATGTTTAAAAATGAGCTTTCTCAAGACGATTTTGATTGGATGCTTGAAGAAACAACGAAACTACCAGAAGCGGTTGCAAGCGCTATCCTTTTCGATCAAACGGTTGTTGATTACCGAGAACATTTTGACAGCATCAATGTCCCGACCCTCCTGTGCTTCGGTAGGGACGAAAAACTCATCCCAGTTGCAGCAGGTGAATATATCCATGAACGGCTCCAAAACTCACAGCTCACCCTCTTTGAAAACAGCTGTCATTGTCCGTTTTTAGAAGAAGCTGATGCGTTCAACCGAACCTTAAATACGTTCATACATTCTCTATAA
- a CDS encoding putative thiazole-containing bacteriocin maturation protein encodes MAKLSGKMRIKVNRDTFFLPDTIGRVYFRNNASSFHMEGESIDRWIEKLLPMFNGEYTLAELTDDLPPQYKNRVFEIAEVLYNNAFVRDVSSDQPHELKEDVLKKYASQIEFLNSFGGSGAYRFQEYRKKKVLAVGSGPFFLSLVHALLASGLPGFHVMMDGDVPTNKKRLAEITYHARKSDPEVAIEVVTRVEAEQSLREVLEPFEAVYYVSEIGNIEKLRAFQTVCRDEQKTFIPSVCLEKVGLAGPVVAPHSSGCWESAYRSLHQDIFKGEAEPFSPTAGALLANMCAFEGFKTITGVTTPNINQIYTLDLFTMEGSWHSFVPHPRVTDCVSMEKIKCYPEKREADLTKMFLSLSKLTSKVSGIFHQWEEGNLNQIPLSQCAVQAVDPTSNGPAELLPAKVCSGMTHEGARKEAGLTGMEDYCTRLIHTSNQTNVSLGAGGTFDEGVGRAIQKCLLEQLNNQSDYKASPVKIDNIYDDHCRYYYQALTTLKGEPTVALGEDLSGCPVVWVSVKNKWYGSVGLDTAEALRHALQFAINPSIRAIASKNVKVSDTDPTCINIEKSNPDIKAYVGKFDVFELRIDGLFENNEVFVYGVQLREEASR; translated from the coding sequence ATGGCCAAATTAAGCGGTAAGATGCGTATTAAGGTGAATCGGGACACATTCTTTTTACCAGATACGATTGGTCGGGTGTACTTCCGAAACAATGCAAGTTCTTTTCATATGGAAGGAGAGTCAATTGATCGTTGGATTGAGAAGTTGTTGCCGATGTTTAACGGAGAGTATACTTTGGCGGAGTTGACTGACGATCTGCCACCTCAGTATAAGAACAGGGTGTTTGAAATTGCTGAAGTTCTTTACAACAATGCGTTCGTTCGTGACGTCAGCAGTGATCAGCCTCATGAGTTGAAGGAGGATGTTCTCAAGAAATATGCGTCACAGATTGAATTTCTAAATAGTTTCGGGGGATCAGGTGCTTACCGTTTTCAAGAATACCGGAAAAAGAAAGTGCTCGCAGTGGGCTCAGGTCCGTTTTTCTTATCGCTCGTCCATGCACTATTAGCGTCTGGTTTACCAGGGTTTCATGTCATGATGGACGGTGATGTTCCTACAAACAAAAAGCGTCTCGCAGAAATCACATATCACGCTAGAAAAAGCGATCCAGAAGTTGCGATAGAGGTCGTGACGCGCGTGGAAGCCGAGCAAAGTTTAAGGGAAGTTTTAGAGCCTTTTGAAGCGGTTTATTATGTTTCAGAAATAGGCAATATAGAGAAGTTACGAGCTTTCCAGACCGTTTGTCGTGATGAGCAGAAGACCTTTATACCTAGTGTTTGTCTTGAAAAAGTCGGGCTTGCAGGTCCTGTGGTCGCGCCTCATTCATCTGGTTGTTGGGAGTCCGCATACAGAAGTCTCCATCAGGACATTTTTAAAGGTGAAGCCGAACCGTTTTCACCAACAGCCGGCGCATTACTTGCAAATATGTGTGCGTTCGAAGGCTTCAAAACAATAACAGGCGTAACTACTCCAAATATCAATCAAATTTACACACTCGATCTGTTTACGATGGAAGGGTCATGGCACTCGTTTGTCCCTCATCCACGTGTAACAGACTGTGTTTCAATGGAGAAAATAAAGTGCTATCCAGAAAAACGAGAAGCGGATCTCACTAAGATGTTCCTTTCGTTAAGCAAATTAACTTCAAAGGTATCTGGCATTTTTCATCAGTGGGAGGAAGGGAATCTCAATCAGATTCCACTATCACAATGCGCTGTTCAAGCTGTCGATCCTACGAGCAACGGTCCAGCTGAACTTTTACCTGCAAAAGTATGCAGTGGCATGACGCATGAGGGAGCTCGTAAAGAGGCAGGTTTGACTGGAATGGAAGATTACTGTACGCGGTTGATTCATACGTCAAATCAAACGAACGTGAGTTTAGGAGCAGGTGGAACTTTTGATGAAGGCGTCGGCCGGGCAATTCAAAAGTGTTTACTTGAACAGTTAAATAACCAGTCAGACTATAAAGCATCACCTGTAAAAATAGACAATATCTACGATGACCATTGCCGGTATTACTATCAAGCACTCACGACTTTAAAAGGAGAACCGACAGTCGCATTAGGCGAAGACTTGTCTGGTTGTCCGGTCGTTTGGGTCAGTGTGAAAAATAAGTGGTACGGGAGTGTCGGGTTGGATACGGCTGAAGCCCTTCGGCATGCTTTACAATTTGCGATCAATCCGTCGATTCGTGCAATCGCATCGAAAAACGTAAAGGTCAGCGATACAGATCCAACGTGTATCAATATTGAAAAAAGTAATCCAGATATTAAAGCGTACGTAGGTAAATTTGACGTCTTTGAACTAAGAATTGACGGTCTTTTTGAAAACAATGAAGTATTCGTGTATGGTGTGCAGCTACGAGAGGAGGCGAGTCGATGA
- a CDS encoding biotin transporter BioY, producing MKVDRVRMITLCAMFAAVTAIFAQVEIPLPIVPISGQTLAVGLTATILGSRYGAVAMLCYVALGAIGLPVFAEAKGGAQVLIGPTGGYIFGFIVTAFVTGWILEKTKFTLAWALFANTIGMIITLVMGCVQLKFVLDMSWTQALTVGVYPFIIVGLIKAFLASTIGITVRKRLVQAKLLRLPKLEKAAS from the coding sequence ATGAAAGTAGATCGAGTAAGAATGATTACGTTATGTGCGATGTTTGCTGCGGTTACAGCTATTTTTGCACAAGTTGAAATTCCGTTACCGATTGTTCCAATTAGTGGACAAACGCTTGCGGTAGGATTAACAGCTACGATTTTAGGTAGCCGGTATGGCGCTGTTGCAATGCTTTGTTATGTTGCGCTTGGTGCAATTGGCTTACCTGTATTTGCTGAAGCAAAAGGCGGCGCACAAGTGTTGATCGGTCCGACTGGTGGTTATATATTCGGATTTATCGTTACTGCATTTGTGACTGGCTGGATTTTAGAAAAAACGAAATTCACCCTCGCGTGGGCTCTCTTTGCGAACACGATCGGGATGATTATTACGCTCGTCATGGGATGCGTGCAGCTTAAATTCGTATTAGACATGTCATGGACACAAGCGCTAACTGTCGGCGTTTATCCATTTATCATCGTTGGCTTAATTAAGGCATTTTTAGCGAGCACAATCGGGATTACGGTTCGAAAACGTTTAGTTCAGGCAAAATTACTCCGCCTACCAAAGTTAGAAAAGGCGGCCTCGTAA
- a CDS encoding heterocycloanthracin/sonorensin family bacteriocin, which translates to MSNFHKDIKDLNVGDFKANDLVPSEQHADSDEDRIIVGGCFGCFRCFGCVGCAGCAGCAGCGGCARCGGCARCGGCARCGGCGGRCGGCGGGRCGGPR; encoded by the coding sequence ATGAGCAATTTTCATAAAGATATTAAGGATTTAAACGTAGGTGACTTTAAAGCGAACGACTTGGTGCCGAGTGAACAACATGCTGATTCCGATGAGGACCGTATCATTGTCGGAGGTTGCTTCGGATGTTTTCGATGTTTCGGCTGTGTCGGTTGTGCGGGCTGTGCAGGGTGTGCGGGATGTGGAGGCTGTGCTCGTTGCGGAGGCTGTGCGAGATGTGGCGGGTGCGCACGTTGTGGCGGATGTGGTGGTCGTTGTGGTGGATGCGGCGGCGGACGTTGCGGTGGACCGAGATAA
- a CDS encoding TOMM precursor leader peptide-binding protein → MRASILVVGHGLLADYVMKLLANQYDVKRRAEIEAEVPLPTDLILVLHDTWTPAVHQQAEEVYRSLRIPWLRGFVAFGEGVIGPLVHPDQDGCSQCADTRRLMAGRDRKEMWDLQQQRIAEQDLSADAWASNCGLLQMAQLLHYEALNVLERKQAKSEDHIYLLNMKTFEGSWRFILPDALCPVCNTIPRDEPVHMALESSPKINSNSFRCRPIDELKEVLAKDYLDHRTGLLNTKVYDSTTLFADAIVNLPLFNGDEGTAGRTHSYELSESTAILEALERSCGVGARGKQTVVYDTYKNIAPDALNPLSVGVHSDAQYDEPHFPFMKFDPERKMNWVWGYSFLQEKPILVPELLAYYSMGCGGGMFFETSNGCALGGSREEAIFYGMMEVVERDAFLLTWYAQLNLPQLDPYSSEDKELQLMVDRMREVAGYDLHLYNATMENGIPSVWAMAKNRKEEGMNLICAAGAHLDPIRATKSAVYELAGMVLAMDEQFESKKTEHEKMLTDPYLVRKMDDHGMLYGLKEAEERLNFLLKKEGEVQSFIEAFQPRAKHHDLTDDLKEVMQTFFDRNMDVIVVDQTTSEIRRNGLHCVKVIIPGMLPMTFGHHLTRVKGLERVLHVPVELGYRQEPLTYDQLNQHPHPFP, encoded by the coding sequence ATGAGGGCTTCCATTCTCGTTGTCGGTCATGGTCTACTCGCCGATTACGTCATGAAACTGTTAGCCAATCAATACGACGTGAAGCGACGAGCAGAAATCGAAGCGGAGGTTCCGCTACCGACGGATCTTATTCTCGTATTGCACGATACGTGGACACCAGCTGTGCATCAACAAGCAGAAGAAGTTTATCGTTCACTGCGAATCCCATGGCTAAGGGGATTTGTTGCATTCGGTGAAGGGGTAATCGGACCACTCGTTCATCCGGATCAAGACGGTTGTTCTCAATGTGCCGATACGAGGAGATTAATGGCTGGACGCGACAGGAAGGAAATGTGGGACCTTCAACAGCAACGTATTGCTGAGCAAGATCTAAGTGCAGATGCATGGGCATCGAACTGTGGTCTTCTGCAAATGGCACAGCTTCTCCATTATGAAGCGCTTAACGTACTTGAACGTAAGCAGGCTAAATCAGAAGACCACATCTACTTATTGAACATGAAGACGTTCGAAGGTTCGTGGCGATTTATTTTACCAGATGCGTTATGTCCGGTATGTAATACGATTCCTAGAGATGAACCGGTCCACATGGCGCTAGAATCCAGTCCGAAAATCAATTCGAACAGCTTTAGATGCAGGCCGATAGATGAGCTGAAAGAGGTACTCGCGAAAGATTATCTCGATCATCGAACGGGACTGCTCAATACGAAAGTGTACGATTCAACGACCTTATTTGCTGATGCAATCGTAAATTTACCCCTATTTAACGGAGATGAAGGGACAGCGGGACGCACGCATTCCTATGAACTGAGTGAATCAACGGCGATTCTTGAAGCGCTCGAACGGTCTTGTGGCGTTGGTGCACGTGGCAAGCAAACCGTCGTCTATGACACTTACAAAAATATTGCACCTGATGCGCTCAATCCATTATCAGTTGGGGTTCATTCTGATGCACAGTACGATGAGCCGCATTTTCCATTTATGAAATTTGACCCTGAGCGGAAGATGAACTGGGTGTGGGGTTATTCATTTTTACAGGAGAAGCCGATTCTCGTGCCTGAACTCCTCGCTTACTACAGCATGGGATGCGGTGGAGGGATGTTTTTTGAAACGTCGAATGGTTGCGCGCTCGGTGGTAGTCGTGAGGAAGCGATTTTTTACGGAATGATGGAGGTCGTTGAGCGGGATGCGTTCCTACTGACGTGGTATGCCCAATTGAATTTGCCACAACTCGATCCGTATTCTTCTGAAGACAAGGAACTACAGCTAATGGTCGACCGGATGAGAGAAGTGGCAGGGTATGACCTTCATCTATACAATGCGACGATGGAAAACGGGATTCCGAGCGTGTGGGCAATGGCGAAGAACCGGAAAGAGGAGGGAATGAACCTCATTTGTGCTGCTGGTGCTCACCTTGATCCGATTCGCGCTACGAAAAGTGCAGTTTACGAGCTCGCGGGTATGGTGCTCGCGATGGATGAACAGTTTGAATCTAAAAAGACAGAACACGAGAAAATGCTAACAGATCCTTATCTTGTTAGGAAGATGGATGATCACGGCATGCTGTATGGACTGAAGGAAGCAGAGGAACGGCTGAACTTTTTACTGAAAAAAGAAGGAGAAGTGCAATCGTTTATAGAGGCATTTCAGCCTAGGGCAAAGCATCATGACTTAACCGACGACCTGAAAGAAGTGATGCAAACGTTTTTTGATCGTAATATGGATGTGATTGTAGTCGATCAAACGACTTCAGAAATCCGACGGAACGGATTGCACTGCGTCAAAGTCATTATCCCAGGCATGCTACCGATGACGTTTGGCCATCATTTGACACGTGTGAAAGGATTGGAGCGCGTTTTACATGTTCCGGTGGAGCTCGGTTATCGGCAAGAGCCGCTGACGTACGATCAGCTCAACCAGCATCCACATCCGTTTCCGTAG